A window of Variovorax sp. HW608 genomic DNA:
GCCTCGCCCACTTCGTGTGGCTCGGGCACCCCCTACCGGGGGCAACACCAGCGGCCCGGCAAAGCCGGTTCCGCGGTGTTTCACCAACGGGCCTGGCCGCGCCGGCCCAACAAGTCAAGTGCGAATCAGGTGATCGAAGGCGCTCAGCGCCGCCTTCGCGCCCTCGCCGGCCGCGATGATGATCTGCTTGAACGGGACCGTCGTGGCATCCCCCGCCGCGAACACGCCGGGGACCGAGGTCTGGCCGCGTGCGTCGACGATGATTTCGCCGTGCTTCGACAGCTCGACCGTGCCCTTGAGCCAATCGGTGTTCGGCACGAGCCCGATCTGGATGAACACGCCTTCCAGCGCCACCCGATGGCTTTCGCCGCTCGCGCGGTCCTTGTAGGTCAGGCCGTTGACCTTCTGCGTGTCGCCGGTGATTTCGGTCGTCTGCGCATGGGTGATGACCGTGACGTTCGCGAGGCTGTGCAGCTTGCGCTGCAGCACCGCGTCGGCGCGCAGTTGCTTGTCGAATTCGATCAGCGTGACGTGACCCACGATGCCGGCGAGGTCGATCGCCGCTTCGACGCCCGAGTTGCCGCCGCCAATCACCGCAACGCGCTTGCCCTTGAACAGCGGACCGTCGCAGTGCGGACAGTAGGCGACGCCCTTGTTCTTGTACTCCTGCTCGCCCGGCACATTGATGTTGCGCCAGCGCGCGCCGGTCGAGATCACCACTGATCGGCTCTTGAGGGAGGCACCGCTCTCCAGCTTGACCTCGATCAGATCCCCGGACGGCACCAGCGCCGCGGCGCGCTGCAGATTCATGATGTCCACGTCGTAGTCGCGCACGTGCTCTTCCAACGCGAGCGCGAACTTGGGACCTTCGGTTTCCCTGATCGAGATGAAGTTCTCGATGCCCATGGTGTCGAGCACCTGGCCGCCGAAACGCTCGGAGGCCACGCCGGTGCGGATGCCCTTGCGCGCCGCGTACACGGCAGCCGCCGCGCCCGCAGGCCCGCCCCCGACGATGAGGACGTCGAATGGGTCCTTCGCGGCGATCTTCTTCGCCTCGCGCTCCACGCCGCTCGAGTCGAGCTTGGCGAGGATTTCCTCCAGCGTCATGCGGCCCTGGCCGAATTCGGTGCCGTTGAGGAACACCGTCGGCACCGCCATGACCTGGCGCTCCTTGACCTCGTCCTGGAACAACGAGCCGTCGATCATCGTCGTCTTGATGCGCGGGTTCTGGACCGCCATCAGGTTCAGCGCCTGCACCACGTCCGGGCAGTTGTGGCAGGTCAGGGAGATATAGATCTCGAATTCGAAATCGCCATCGAGGGCGCGGATCTGCTCCAGCACCGCTTCCTCGACCTTGGGCGGATAGCCGCCGACCTGCAGCAGCGCCAGCACGAGCGAGGTGAATTCATGCCCCATCGGCAGCCCGGCGAAGCGCGGGCCGTGGTTTTCGCTCGGGCGATTGATCGAAAAGGACGGCTTGCGTTGGTTGTCGCCGCGGCTCTCGACCACCTTGACGAGGGAAGACGATTCCGCCACATCCTTCAGCAGCGCCTGGAGATCGCTCGAGGCCTTGCTGTCGTCGAGCGATGCGACGATTTCGACCGGCTGCGTGATCCGATCGAGATAGCTTTTGAGTTGCGATTTGGTACCTGCGTCGAGCATGTGGACTCACTTCTTGAATGCAAACGGGAACAAAAAGGCCCGGGAGCTCGCGCGCCCGGGCCACGGCGCGGAAAGACGGCTTAGATCTTGCCGACCAGGTCGAACGAAGGCTTGAGCGTCTCGGCGCCTTCCGTCCACTTGGCGGGGCAGACTTCGCCCGGGTGGGCCGCAACGTACTGCGCAGCCTTCACGCGGCGCAGGAGTTCGGCAGCGTCGCGACCGATGCCGT
This region includes:
- the ahpF gene encoding alkyl hydroperoxide reductase subunit F, giving the protein MLDAGTKSQLKSYLDRITQPVEIVASLDDSKASSDLQALLKDVAESSSLVKVVESRGDNQRKPSFSINRPSENHGPRFAGLPMGHEFTSLVLALLQVGGYPPKVEEAVLEQIRALDGDFEFEIYISLTCHNCPDVVQALNLMAVQNPRIKTTMIDGSLFQDEVKERQVMAVPTVFLNGTEFGQGRMTLEEILAKLDSSGVEREAKKIAAKDPFDVLIVGGGPAGAAAAVYAARKGIRTGVASERFGGQVLDTMGIENFISIRETEGPKFALALEEHVRDYDVDIMNLQRAAALVPSGDLIEVKLESGASLKSRSVVISTGARWRNINVPGEQEYKNKGVAYCPHCDGPLFKGKRVAVIGGGNSGVEAAIDLAGIVGHVTLIEFDKQLRADAVLQRKLHSLANVTVITHAQTTEITGDTQKVNGLTYKDRASGESHRVALEGVFIQIGLVPNTDWLKGTVELSKHGEIIVDARGQTSVPGVFAAGDATTVPFKQIIIAAGEGAKAALSAFDHLIRT